From the Nitrospirota bacterium genome, one window contains:
- a CDS encoding peptidoglycan DD-metalloendopeptidase family protein, giving the protein MGSRKWKIEILLFISCFLVFSFLTSHFSLLHAANAKKQLSEVEEQLKKKKQEVKEVIEKEKSVLSEIEGINKNVKKKQNEMKHYDERILQTQLNIKGLENEIMTLTGKLEQKKQHLKERLKALYKQQYSSKALLLVTAKDYQDLIRRAKYVSLVAYQDNRLMKTFSSGLNEVNLKKRDLEAMEKDLQASKDNLEKKTKELETEREKRDKLLASVRSKRSSYEKMIKELEESSEKLREMIESLDREKPEEAAVGNGFGALKGRLPWPITGEVIVPFGKYNDPQYNIAVFKNGIEIKTDKGSEPKAVADGKVVYADWFKGYGLLLIINHGSGYHSLYGHMSEIFHNTGDIIKKGVAVGKIGESGLSNVPTLYFEIRHKGKPVDPLQWLKKKGR; this is encoded by the coding sequence ATGGGAAGTAGGAAGTGGAAGATTGAAATCTTACTTTTTATTTCCTGCTTTCTTGTCTTCTCATTTCTTACTTCTCACTTCTCACTTCTTCATGCCGCCAACGCCAAGAAACAGCTCTCAGAAGTTGAAGAACAGTTGAAAAAGAAAAAGCAGGAAGTAAAGGAAGTGATAGAAAAAGAGAAGTCCGTCCTGTCGGAGATTGAGGGGATAAATAAAAATGTCAAAAAGAAACAGAATGAGATGAAGCATTACGATGAGCGCATATTACAAACACAGTTGAATATAAAAGGCCTCGAGAACGAGATCATGACCCTGACCGGAAAGCTGGAGCAGAAGAAACAGCATTTAAAAGAACGGCTGAAGGCGCTCTATAAACAGCAATACAGCAGTAAGGCCCTTCTTCTTGTCACCGCAAAAGATTACCAGGACCTGATCAGAAGGGCCAAATACGTAAGTCTTGTCGCATATCAGGACAACAGGCTTATGAAGACCTTCAGCAGCGGGCTGAATGAGGTCAACCTGAAAAAGCGCGATCTGGAGGCCATGGAGAAAGACCTACAGGCAAGCAAGGACAATCTTGAAAAGAAGACAAAGGAACTGGAAACAGAGCGGGAAAAGAGGGACAAACTTCTTGCATCAGTCAGAAGCAAGCGAAGCTCTTATGAAAAAATGATTAAAGAGCTTGAAGAATCATCCGAGAAGCTCCGCGAGATGATAGAGAGCCTTGACAGGGAAAAACCTGAGGAAGCGGCAGTTGGAAACGGATTCGGTGCGCTGAAGGGGCGTCTCCCCTGGCCTATCACAGGTGAAGTTATTGTACCGTTCGGTAAATACAATGACCCGCAGTACAACATCGCGGTTTTTAAAAACGGGATAGAGATAAAGACTGATAAAGGGAGCGAACCCAAGGCAGTGGCTGACGGCAAAGTCGTCTATGCCGACTGGTTCAAGGGATACGGCCTGCTGTTGATAATAAATCACGGCAGCGGGTATCATAGCTTATACGGCCACATGTCGGAGATTTTTCATAACACTGGTGATATAATTAAAAAAGGCGTTGCGGTCGGGAAGATAGGTGAATCAGGATTGTCGAATGTCCCTACCCTTTATTTTGAGATACGGCATAAAGGAAAACCTGTTGACCCCCTGCAATGGTTAAAGAAAAAGGG
- a CDS encoding ABC transporter permease, whose translation MRIFIFALQTALRSLWHEKWINLLTVLSISIGLLILSAFMTITLNIDFVLKRWSRDFGLVVYMKDGLSKESEDALKNIFEKDPDVEAIKYIPKEQALQELRLALGPNSSILEGFENNPLPSSFELSLKREALKPELVERKAEQIKQMNGVEDVEYGEKWLSSLNTLSGVLKIGSLFLGSAVFIAIVFVTYSTIKIFFYRRKDEIETLKLLGATRSFIRLPFLLEGLLIGVLGGAASSLVLYGLYAFVIHKAPDYLPSVSAIMLYLPLKVYVPAPLAGAVTGFIGSFIAVGKIRY comes from the coding sequence GTGAGAATTTTTATTTTTGCGCTCCAGACCGCGCTGAGGAGTCTCTGGCATGAGAAATGGATAAACCTGCTGACCGTCCTGTCCATCAGCATCGGCTTATTGATACTGAGCGCGTTTATGACAATTACCTTAAATATTGATTTCGTGCTAAAACGCTGGTCCAGGGATTTTGGACTGGTTGTATATATGAAAGACGGCTTGAGCAAAGAATCAGAGGACGCGTTAAAAAATATTTTTGAGAAAGACCCTGACGTCGAGGCAATAAAATACATACCTAAAGAGCAGGCCCTGCAGGAGCTCCGCCTGGCGCTTGGCCCAAACAGTTCAATCCTTGAAGGCTTTGAAAACAACCCCCTTCCCTCTTCATTCGAACTGTCGCTGAAAAGGGAGGCGCTGAAGCCGGAGCTTGTAGAACGGAAGGCCGAGCAGATAAAACAGATGAACGGCGTGGAAGATGTGGAGTACGGCGAAAAATGGCTGTCATCCCTCAATACCCTTTCCGGCGTTTTGAAGATCGGCTCGCTTTTCCTGGGCAGCGCGGTATTTATCGCCATTGTGTTTGTCACCTACAGCACCATCAAGATATTCTTCTACAGAAGGAAAGATGAAATTGAAACGCTGAAATTATTGGGGGCGACAAGGAGTTTTATAAGACTGCCGTTTTTACTTGAAGGGCTTCTTATCGGGGTCCTCGGCGGCGCAGCCAGTTCCCTTGTGCTTTACGGCTTATACGCTTTTGTAATTCATAAGGCCCCTGATTATCTGCCGTCAGTCAGCGCGATCATGCTATATCTCCCCCTGAAGGTCTATGTGCCCGCGCCGCTTGCAGGAGCGGTAACGGGTTTCATAGGAAGCTTCATCGCCGTCGGGAAGATAAGATACTAA
- the ftsE gene encoding cell division ATP-binding protein FtsE gives MIQFTNVSKFYDEDVVLKDISFTIEKGELAYITGPSGAGKTTLLKLIYCAERPDQGQIVVASWDVGKLKQGTIPYLRRNVGIVFQDFRLLSNKTVFDNVALALRIHDMPPKEIKEIVSAVLKEVKISHKANTFPPHLSGGEQQRVVIARAMVSKPTVLLADEPTGNLDAETSKTITDLFKEINARGTTVLIATHNDALFHGTGRRVFHLRDTHIEKETIE, from the coding sequence GTTTACAAACGTCTCGAAATTTTACGATGAAGATGTTGTTCTTAAAGATATTTCATTCACCATTGAGAAAGGTGAACTCGCCTACATAACCGGCCCGAGCGGCGCGGGAAAGACAACCCTGCTCAAACTAATCTACTGCGCGGAGCGTCCCGACCAGGGGCAGATAGTTGTTGCAAGCTGGGACGTCGGGAAATTAAAGCAGGGCACCATCCCGTATTTAAGGCGCAACGTCGGCATAGTGTTCCAGGATTTCAGGCTGCTTTCAAATAAAACGGTCTTCGATAACGTGGCCCTTGCATTGAGGATACACGACATGCCGCCTAAGGAGATAAAGGAAATAGTAAGTGCCGTGCTTAAAGAAGTAAAAATATCGCACAAGGCGAACACTTTTCCCCCTCATCTTTCAGGCGGAGAGCAGCAGAGGGTTGTAATTGCGCGGGCCATGGTGTCAAAGCCCACTGTTCTTCTTGCGGACGAGCCTACAGGAAACCTTGACGCCGAGACATCAAAGACGATCACGGACCTGTTCAAGGAAATAAACGCGAGGGGGACCACTGTTCTTATTGCGACTCATAACGATGCCCTTTTCCACGGCACGGGCAGGAGGGTGTTTCATTTAAGAGATACCCATATTGAAAAGGAGACCATCGAGTGA